The Lonchura striata isolate bLonStr1 chromosome 5, bLonStr1.mat, whole genome shotgun sequence genome window below encodes:
- the SNRPF gene encoding small nuclear ribonucleoprotein F translates to MSLPLNPKPFLNGLTGKPVMVKLKWGMEYKGYLVSVDGYMNMQLANTEEYIDGALSGHLGEVLIRCNNVLYIRGVEEEEEDGEMRE, encoded by the exons ATG AGCCTGCCCCTCAACCCCAAGCCGTTCCTGAACGGGCTGACGGGGAAACCGGTGATGGTGAAGCTGAAGTGGGGGATGGAGTACAAGGGCTACCTCGTCTCCGTGGACGGCTACATGAACATGCAG CTTGCAAACACAGAGGAGTACATAGACGGTGCGTTGTCTGGACACCTGGGTGAAGTTTTGATAAG GTGCAATAATGTTTTGTACATCAGAGGtgtggaagaagaggaagaagatggAGAAATGAGAGAATAG